A single Paenibacillus sp. FSL R5-0517 DNA region contains:
- the acsA gene encoding acetate--CoA ligase has product MSQAHGEMLQTVVSESNLGDYTEARSRFDWESVEQHFTWHASGKVNMAHEAIDRHVLEGRGGKTALLYSDASREEAYTFADLSEQSSRFGNVLRKYGIAKGERVFIFMPRSPELYFSLLGILKAGAIAGPLFEAFMETAVKDRLEDSGAVALVTTPELLKRIKRSELPELKHIFIVGGGEQTEEGLIDFDAEMSAASDEMEVEWLNREDGLLIHYTSGSTGKPKGVYHVQNAMIQHYYTGKVVLDLREDDVYWCTADPGWVTGTSYGIFAPWLNGVTNVIRGGRFSPQDWYNTIQKNKVTIWYSAPTAFRMLMGAGEETIAQFDLSSLRHVMSVGEPLNPEVVRWGWKAYGQRIHDTWWMTETGAQLICNYPGMPIKPGSMGRPLPGIQAAIIDDRGQELPPYSMGNLAIRAPWPSMMAKIWNNPAKYEEYFRLTGWYVSGDSAYMDEEGYFWFQGRIDDVINSSGERIGPFEVESKLVEHPAVAEAGVIGKPDVTRGEIIKAFVALREGYEATPELKEEIYRFVKEGLSAHAAPREIEFKDKLPKTRSGKIMRRVLKAWELDLPAGDLSTIED; this is encoded by the coding sequence ATGAGTCAAGCACATGGTGAGATGCTGCAAACGGTTGTGTCTGAATCTAATCTGGGCGATTACACGGAGGCGAGAAGCCGGTTCGATTGGGAATCGGTGGAACAGCATTTTACGTGGCACGCCAGCGGAAAAGTAAACATGGCGCATGAAGCGATTGATCGTCATGTACTGGAAGGAAGGGGCGGCAAAACCGCTTTATTGTATAGCGATGCTTCACGTGAAGAGGCCTATACTTTTGCTGATCTGAGTGAACAGTCGAGTCGGTTCGGGAACGTTCTCCGCAAATATGGCATAGCCAAAGGAGAGCGGGTATTTATTTTTATGCCTCGAAGTCCTGAACTGTATTTTAGTCTGCTGGGAATATTGAAAGCTGGAGCCATCGCGGGCCCGTTGTTCGAAGCATTTATGGAAACGGCAGTGAAGGATCGGCTGGAGGATAGCGGAGCAGTAGCGCTCGTCACAACTCCGGAATTACTGAAACGCATCAAACGTTCCGAGTTGCCTGAACTCAAACATATCTTTATTGTGGGTGGAGGCGAGCAGACGGAAGAAGGACTCATCGATTTTGATGCAGAGATGTCTGCCGCTTCGGATGAGATGGAAGTAGAGTGGTTGAATCGTGAGGATGGTTTGCTCATTCATTATACCTCAGGCTCTACGGGTAAACCCAAAGGGGTGTACCATGTTCAAAATGCCATGATTCAGCACTATTATACAGGTAAGGTTGTTCTGGATTTGCGTGAGGATGATGTGTACTGGTGCACGGCAGACCCGGGTTGGGTCACAGGGACTTCTTACGGTATCTTTGCTCCATGGCTCAACGGAGTGACCAATGTAATACGTGGCGGTCGTTTCAGTCCTCAAGATTGGTACAACACCATCCAGAAGAATAAAGTCACGATCTGGTACAGTGCACCAACGGCCTTCCGTATGCTGATGGGAGCTGGAGAAGAGACCATCGCCCAGTTTGATCTGAGCAGTCTGCGTCATGTCATGTCTGTCGGTGAACCGCTCAATCCGGAGGTTGTTCGCTGGGGATGGAAAGCCTATGGTCAGCGAATTCATGATACATGGTGGATGACGGAAACAGGTGCACAGCTGATCTGTAACTATCCCGGAATGCCGATCAAGCCTGGCTCCATGGGACGTCCGTTGCCTGGCATCCAAGCAGCCATTATTGATGATCGTGGGCAGGAATTGCCGCCGTACAGTATGGGTAATCTGGCGATACGGGCACCTTGGCCATCCATGATGGCGAAGATCTGGAATAACCCTGCGAAATACGAGGAGTATTTCAGGCTTACGGGCTGGTATGTATCCGGTGACTCTGCTTATATGGATGAAGAAGGATACTTCTGGTTCCAGGGACGGATTGATGATGTGATTAATTCGTCAGGAGAGCGCATCGGCCCCTTTGAAGTGGAGAGCAAGCTCGTAGAGCATCCTGCGGTGGCAGAGGCGGGTGTAATCGGTAAGCCGGATGTGACACGTGGGGAGATCATCAAAGCCTTTGTGGCGCTTCGTGAAGGATATGAGGCGACACCGGAGCTGAAAGAAGAGATTTACCGTTTTGTCAAAGAGGGCCTGTCTGCCCATGCTGCTCCGCGTGAGATCGAGTTCAAGGATAAACTGCCTAAGACACGTTCTGGCAAAATCATGCGCCGTGTGCTGAAAGCCTGGGAGCTAGATCTTCCGGCAGGAGATCTATCCACCATTGAAGACTAA
- a CDS encoding GNAT family N-acetyltransferase produces the protein MEHIKKHHMRSIFKSGHRITVEGPVQAEEITRLAFHPDLDAFRRPTEQQEALAEIAALPEGRIIIAHENETIIGYVTFHYADDCERWSEGNMTDLIELGAIEVADDYRSLGIGREMLLTALEDQYMENYIIFTTEYYWHWDLKGSGLNVWDYRKMMEKLMQTIDMTWYATDDPEICSHPANCLMVRIGSQVPITSEEQFDRVRFRHRFMY, from the coding sequence ATGGAACATATCAAAAAACATCATATGCGTTCCATCTTCAAGTCCGGCCACCGCATTACTGTTGAAGGTCCCGTGCAGGCCGAGGAGATTACCCGTCTTGCCTTCCATCCGGATCTGGATGCCTTTCGGCGACCAACGGAGCAGCAGGAAGCTCTGGCCGAGATCGCAGCATTACCTGAAGGGCGAATTATCATTGCACATGAAAATGAAACGATTATCGGTTATGTAACCTTTCACTATGCGGATGATTGTGAACGCTGGTCCGAGGGCAATATGACTGATCTGATAGAGCTTGGGGCAATCGAGGTTGCGGACGACTATCGCTCGCTTGGCATTGGACGTGAGATGTTGCTTACGGCTTTGGAAGATCAATACATGGAGAACTATATTATTTTCACCACAGAATATTATTGGCATTGGGATCTGAAGGGCAGCGGACTGAATGTATGGGATTATCGCAAGATGATGGAGAAGCTGATGCAAACGATCGACATGACTTGGTATGCAACAGACGACCCTGAAATATGTTCACATCCTGCAAACTGTTTGATGGTACGTATCGGAAGTCAGGTGCCGATCACATCGGAAGAACAGTTTGATCGTGTACGCTTCCGCCATCGGTTCATGTATTAA
- a CDS encoding 5'-methylthioadenosine/adenosylhomocysteine nucleosidase, translating to MRETIGIIGAMDEEVALLLAGMKQLETVKQTGITYVAGEWLGKQIVVCKSGVGKVNAAVTTQILIDRFQVNRIIFTGVAGAVNPELNIGDMVISSVCVQHDMDVTPLGFKRGVIPYQETSAFPAEASLITLAEEACKALGAHYLIGKVLSGDQFIANKDTVNMLYTEMDGACAEMEGAAVAQVCYMNRVPFVVLRGMSDKADGSAHVNFAEFTVESSQRSHRIVEHMLENM from the coding sequence ATGCGTGAAACGATTGGCATTATCGGAGCGATGGATGAGGAAGTAGCGCTTTTGCTTGCAGGTATGAAACAGCTTGAGACGGTCAAACAGACCGGGATTACATACGTTGCAGGCGAATGGCTGGGCAAGCAAATTGTCGTGTGCAAATCCGGCGTAGGTAAAGTAAATGCAGCGGTTACGACACAGATTTTGATTGATCGTTTTCAGGTGAATCGCATTATCTTCACAGGTGTTGCGGGGGCGGTTAACCCGGAGCTGAATATTGGAGATATGGTTATATCATCCGTATGTGTTCAGCACGACATGGATGTAACGCCACTGGGGTTCAAACGCGGGGTTATTCCTTACCAGGAGACATCTGCATTCCCTGCTGAGGCTTCGCTTATTACACTGGCTGAAGAGGCATGTAAAGCGCTGGGGGCCCATTATTTGATTGGTAAAGTATTATCGGGAGACCAGTTTATTGCCAATAAAGATACCGTTAACATGTTATATACCGAAATGGACGGTGCATGTGCCGAAATGGAAGGGGCAGCAGTCGCTCAGGTTTGTTACATGAATCGTGTACCATTTGTTGTCCTGCGTGGAATGTCAGATAAAGCGGATGGCTCGGCGCATGTCAACTTTGCTGAATTTACCGTGGAATCTTCCCAGCGTTCGCATCGTATTGTGGAGCATATGTTAGAAAATATGTAA
- the ccpA gene encoding catabolite control protein A has protein sequence MTVTIYDVAREAGVSMATVSRVVNNNPNVKPQTRKKVYEAIERLGYRPNAVARGLASKKTTTVGVVIPDISNSTFAEIARGIEDIANMYHYNIILCNADKKKEKEIRVINTLLEKQVDGLLFMGGTVTDEHIQAFQSAAVPIVLCATSDEKGTFPSVDIDHEAAAFDAVNTLIRHGHKEIAMISGTLQDPANGYARFQGYKKALEAAGIEYQEDLVRIGNYRYESGVEAMKYFLGLKKKPSAIFAATDEMAIGAIHSIQDDGLKVPDDFSIISVDNIRMASMVRPQLTTVAQPMYDLGAVAMRLLTKLMKKENVENPRVILPHETILRLSVSHADVV, from the coding sequence GTGACGGTAACCATTTATGATGTGGCACGTGAAGCTGGAGTGTCTATGGCAACGGTATCACGGGTAGTTAATAATAACCCTAATGTCAAACCGCAAACGCGGAAAAAAGTATATGAAGCCATCGAACGATTGGGATATCGTCCGAATGCGGTAGCCAGAGGTCTGGCAAGCAAGAAGACAACCACGGTCGGGGTCGTTATTCCGGATATTTCGAACTCAACCTTCGCGGAGATTGCCCGCGGAATTGAAGATATTGCGAATATGTATCACTACAACATTATTTTGTGTAATGCAGATAAGAAGAAAGAAAAAGAAATTCGTGTTATTAACACGTTGCTCGAAAAACAAGTGGATGGATTGCTCTTCATGGGCGGAACAGTAACAGACGAACACATTCAGGCGTTCCAGTCTGCCGCTGTGCCAATCGTACTTTGTGCAACGAGTGATGAGAAGGGTACATTCCCATCCGTGGATATTGACCATGAAGCAGCAGCGTTTGATGCGGTAAACACACTGATTCGTCATGGACACAAGGAAATTGCGATGATCAGTGGTACACTGCAAGATCCAGCGAATGGTTATGCCCGTTTCCAAGGATACAAAAAAGCACTGGAAGCAGCCGGGATCGAATACCAGGAGGATCTTGTTCGAATCGGTAACTATCGGTATGAATCCGGTGTTGAAGCGATGAAATATTTCCTTGGACTCAAGAAAAAACCATCAGCTATCTTTGCTGCAACAGATGAAATGGCTATTGGTGCCATTCACAGCATTCAGGATGACGGTCTGAAAGTACCGGATGACTTCTCCATTATTAGTGTGGATAACATCCGTATGGCTTCCATGGTGCGTCCTCAGTTGACGACAGTGGCACAGCCAATGTACGATCTTGGCGCAGTTGCGATGCGTTTGCTGACCAAGCTGATGAAGAAGGAAAATGTGGAGAATCCACGGGTTATTTTGCCGCATGAAACGATTCTTCGTCTGTCTGTAAGTCATGCAGATGTAGTGTAA
- the ytxJ gene encoding bacillithiol system redox-active protein YtxJ, whose product MADMTKMTSIEQLNSAVEATEDQPLLLFKHSTRCPISSNAYQEMNDYLHNNANENVKYGIIYVVEDRPVSNEAAEKLGVKHESPQAILIKKGIPVWHTSHSDITRATLTNVLSES is encoded by the coding sequence ATGGCTGACATGACTAAAATGACAAGTATTGAACAGCTAAACTCCGCAGTAGAGGCTACCGAGGATCAACCCTTGCTTCTGTTTAAGCACAGTACGCGCTGTCCGATCAGCTCGAACGCTTATCAGGAGATGAACGATTATTTGCATAATAATGCCAATGAAAATGTGAAATACGGTATCATCTATGTTGTGGAAGATCGCCCGGTATCGAATGAAGCAGCAGAGAAACTGGGTGTTAAGCATGAATCTCCACAGGCGATCCTGATTAAAAAGGGAATTCCTGTATGGCATACTTCCCATTCAGATATTACTAGAGCTACACTTACGAATGTTTTGAGTGAGTCCTAA
- a CDS encoding type 1 glutamine amidotransferase domain-containing protein — MRLTGKKVIALVDEEFEDLELWYPVHRVREEGAEVHLAGEKKGKTYIGKYGVPAEAEYSFDELDSSEYDGILVPGGWAPDKLRRYPKVLELVKEMNADRKPIGQICHAGWVLISAKILDGVTVTSTPGIRDDMENAGAIWKDEAVVVDGHIISARRPPDLPPYGKAFCDALADK; from the coding sequence ATGAGATTAACCGGTAAAAAAGTCATCGCTCTGGTCGATGAAGAATTCGAGGATTTGGAATTATGGTACCCTGTGCATCGTGTTCGTGAAGAAGGTGCAGAAGTGCATCTTGCTGGAGAGAAAAAAGGAAAAACCTATATCGGCAAATACGGTGTGCCTGCTGAAGCTGAATATAGTTTCGATGAACTGGACAGTTCAGAGTACGATGGCATTCTTGTACCAGGCGGCTGGGCGCCAGATAAGCTGCGTCGTTATCCCAAAGTTCTGGAACTCGTGAAGGAAATGAATGCAGACCGGAAACCGATTGGACAGATCTGTCATGCAGGATGGGTACTAATCTCTGCCAAAATTCTGGATGGAGTTACGGTAACCTCTACACCAGGCATTCGGGATGACATGGAAAATGCAGGTGCAATCTGGAAAGATGAAGCGGTTGTTGTTGATGGACATATCATCTCGGCACGTCGTCCACCGGACCTTCCACCTTACGGCAAGGCATTCTGTGACGCCCTCGCTGACAAGTAA
- the ptsP gene encoding phosphoenolpyruvate--protein phosphotransferase, whose translation MKIQGINGAAGIAIGKAFVLPSWEWDLPDQKMDSVDLAQEFERLYEGIRTSKDEIEYIKNEFKEVVGPEESSIFDAHLAILEDPVFMNEIRGIIERQYKAAEVAVKEAIDHFVTMFDLLEDEYMKERAIDIKDVGNRLLKHLLGAPEITLPSDTQPYVLVAKELSPSQLAHLNPSHVLGIVTLIGGKTSHSAIMARALGIPLVSGLEASLGMPVETGDMLVVDGDNGLVFTDPDRKTIERYTMLRSKQLKKKEQLQVLATVDAVTKDGAILHLASNISSVKELDLALKHGAKGVGLFRTEFLYMDRATFPGEQEQYEVYRLVAEKTAGQSVVIRTLDIGGDKQLDYFELPEEDNPFLGYRAIRISLDRKDLFKTQLTAILRASAAGNVKIMYPMISSVEELQQANEILREAMSDLDERGLSYDPHIQVGIMIEVPAAVMIADLLAEEADFFSIGTNDLVQYVLAVDRMNEQIAHMYHPYHPAVLRMLRATADAAHTAGIDVSVCGEMAGDERAIPLWLELGIRHLSMSPQSLLRVKHRVLNTTASDAKEEARKCFALRTSGDIEERLQVFNDSTGSPDEQSGSNAS comes from the coding sequence ATGAAGATACAAGGCATCAACGGAGCTGCAGGCATAGCCATCGGCAAAGCATTTGTCCTGCCCAGTTGGGAATGGGATCTGCCGGATCAGAAGATGGATTCGGTAGATCTCGCCCAAGAGTTCGAACGGCTGTATGAGGGCATACGGACATCTAAGGATGAGATTGAATATATCAAGAATGAGTTTAAGGAAGTCGTGGGGCCGGAGGAGTCCAGTATTTTTGATGCACATCTGGCCATCCTCGAGGATCCAGTATTCATGAACGAAATTCGGGGCATTATCGAGCGTCAGTACAAGGCGGCAGAAGTGGCAGTCAAAGAAGCCATAGACCATTTTGTCACGATGTTTGACTTGCTGGAAGACGAGTATATGAAGGAGCGGGCCATTGACATCAAGGATGTAGGTAATCGTCTGCTCAAGCATCTGCTTGGTGCACCGGAGATTACACTCCCTTCGGATACCCAGCCGTATGTACTTGTTGCCAAAGAACTATCGCCATCTCAATTAGCACATCTGAATCCCAGTCATGTCCTGGGCATTGTAACCTTGATTGGCGGGAAGACATCACATTCTGCAATAATGGCTCGTGCGCTTGGCATTCCTCTCGTTTCCGGTCTGGAAGCGAGTCTTGGCATGCCGGTTGAGACTGGTGATATGCTTGTGGTGGATGGTGATAATGGCTTGGTATTTACCGACCCGGATCGCAAGACAATTGAACGGTATACCATGCTTCGCAGCAAACAGCTGAAGAAAAAAGAACAACTTCAGGTGCTTGCTACGGTGGATGCTGTAACCAAAGACGGGGCTATATTACACCTCGCTTCCAATATCAGTTCGGTGAAGGAACTGGATCTGGCTTTGAAACATGGAGCCAAGGGCGTAGGCTTGTTCCGGACAGAGTTTCTATATATGGATCGGGCTACATTTCCGGGTGAGCAGGAGCAGTATGAGGTGTACCGCCTTGTGGCAGAGAAGACGGCAGGACAATCCGTTGTCATTCGTACTCTGGATATCGGTGGTGACAAGCAACTGGATTACTTCGAATTGCCGGAAGAAGACAATCCGTTTCTGGGTTACCGTGCAATACGAATTAGTCTGGACCGTAAGGACCTGTTCAAAACACAGCTTACAGCCATTCTGCGTGCCAGCGCTGCTGGCAATGTGAAAATCATGTATCCGATGATCTCTTCGGTGGAAGAGCTTCAACAAGCCAATGAGATTCTTCGTGAGGCGATGTCCGATCTGGACGAGCGGGGCTTATCATACGACCCTCATATTCAGGTAGGGATCATGATTGAAGTTCCTGCAGCGGTGATGATTGCTGATCTGTTGGCGGAGGAGGCGGATTTCTTCAGTATAGGAACGAACGATCTGGTTCAATATGTACTGGCAGTAGATCGAATGAATGAGCAGATCGCTCATATGTATCACCCTTATCATCCGGCTGTTCTGCGGATGCTTCGTGCCACAGCGGATGCGGCGCATACGGCAGGAATTGATGTTAGTGTATGCGGAGAGATGGCAGGGGACGAGCGTGCCATTCCGCTTTGGCTGGAGCTTGGTATTCGCCACTTGAGTATGTCTCCGCAATCTCTGTTGCGTGTGAAGCACCGAGTGCTGAACACAACAGCATCGGACGCCAAAGAAGAAGCTCGAAAGTGCTTCGCCCTGCGGACCAGCGGAGATATTGAGGAGCGATTGCAAGTCTTTAATGACTCCACAGGAAGCCCGGATGAACAAAGTGGTTCGAATGCATCGTGA
- a CDS encoding glucose PTS transporter subunit IIA, which yields MNWLGSLQQLGRAVMLPTMVLPAAAILLSVGSLPWDAWGLSVVGEVSTVAGHGIFYFLPYLFAVGVALGLSNQAGQAGLAALAGIVIYDQVTRNFGDGTVQPASLIGIILGALAGGMHNRFKSIKLPEILQFFGGSRFVLLIVGLCSALFSCFMLWLAPILQHGLNAIATWEYSLGGFGLFIYGVLYRVLVAFGLHHLLNNVFWFQLGTFETLDGNIVQGDLPRFFAGDPTAGFFMAGLFPIMMFAIPAIAFAIIQEAREDLKPKIKKTFLTSALVCFLTGVSEQIEFAFLFAAPYLFIVHAVMSGVAMWISYWLDIRHGFSYSAGIIDYILNFHLSENAWKLIPIGILYGLVYYFLFRWAIRTFKIPTPGREEGSMLEDWVGNIPYQAPLILEALGGKSNIVQVEACITRLRLTVHDDRLIDTGAMKSMGSAGLIKLGGGNVQVVFGTYSELIREEIAKLLERDLQQVLFCAPVQGKMLPIEEVPDQIFAAKLVGDGVAFVPERGELVSPVYGTIMHLYPTMHALGISTREGLEVLLHIGIDTSQLKGHFEAFVQEGDTVEPGQLLIKFDLAVLREQAASLTTPMVITNPDRVKSWSFAPFKQVKKGQASVMSVVLYDRNVGGVE from the coding sequence ATGAATTGGCTCGGATCCTTGCAGCAGCTCGGAAGAGCGGTAATGCTGCCTACAATGGTCCTGCCCGCCGCCGCAATTTTGCTCAGTGTTGGCAGTCTGCCTTGGGACGCCTGGGGATTAAGTGTTGTCGGTGAAGTGTCTACCGTGGCCGGACACGGCATTTTTTATTTTTTGCCGTATTTGTTCGCTGTCGGTGTAGCACTGGGACTCTCCAACCAGGCCGGACAAGCGGGACTCGCCGCGCTGGCTGGTATTGTGATCTATGATCAAGTGACTCGGAACTTTGGTGACGGCACCGTTCAGCCCGCTTCCTTAATCGGAATCATACTCGGCGCGCTTGCCGGTGGGATGCATAATCGGTTTAAAAGCATTAAACTGCCCGAAATTTTACAATTTTTCGGAGGTTCAAGGTTTGTTTTGCTCATCGTCGGACTCTGTTCGGCATTGTTCTCCTGCTTTATGTTATGGCTCGCTCCAATTTTACAGCATGGATTAAACGCCATTGCCACATGGGAATACAGTCTCGGCGGTTTTGGATTGTTCATCTACGGGGTGTTATACAGGGTGCTGGTCGCTTTTGGACTTCATCATCTGCTTAACAATGTATTTTGGTTCCAGTTAGGAACATTCGAAACACTTGATGGTAACATTGTACAAGGGGATTTGCCCCGATTTTTTGCAGGAGACCCCACCGCAGGATTCTTTATGGCGGGTTTGTTTCCCATCATGATGTTTGCCATTCCGGCAATAGCCTTTGCTATAATTCAGGAAGCTAGGGAAGATCTGAAACCGAAAATCAAGAAAACTTTTCTGACATCGGCACTCGTTTGTTTTCTAACCGGGGTTTCCGAACAGATTGAGTTTGCTTTTTTGTTCGCCGCACCTTATCTGTTCATCGTGCATGCAGTCATGTCCGGTGTTGCGATGTGGATCAGTTACTGGCTCGATATCCGGCATGGATTTTCGTACTCCGCAGGTATTATTGATTACATACTCAATTTCCATCTATCGGAGAATGCTTGGAAGCTCATTCCGATTGGCATACTATATGGGCTGGTTTATTACTTCTTGTTCCGATGGGCGATTCGTACGTTCAAGATTCCAACACCAGGACGTGAAGAGGGCTCCATGCTGGAAGATTGGGTAGGCAACATTCCTTATCAGGCACCTCTAATCCTCGAAGCATTGGGTGGGAAGAGTAATATTGTACAGGTTGAGGCATGTATTACACGTCTTCGCCTGACCGTGCATGATGACCGCCTGATCGACACGGGTGCTATGAAGAGTATGGGGTCCGCTGGATTAATCAAGCTGGGTGGCGGTAATGTACAGGTGGTATTCGGTACCTATTCGGAATTGATTCGGGAAGAAATCGCGAAGCTATTGGAAAGAGATCTGCAACAGGTTCTGTTCTGTGCTCCCGTTCAGGGAAAAATGTTACCCATTGAAGAGGTGCCGGATCAGATTTTTGCAGCCAAGCTTGTTGGGGATGGAGTAGCCTTTGTTCCAGAACGCGGAGAGCTGGTATCACCGGTGTATGGAACGATTATGCACTTGTATCCGACCATGCATGCCTTGGGGATTTCCACTCGGGAGGGGCTTGAGGTGTTATTGCATATCGGCATCGATACCTCTCAGTTGAAAGGCCATTTTGAAGCTTTTGTTCAGGAGGGCGATACAGTGGAGCCAGGGCAGTTATTGATCAAGTTTGATCTTGCGGTACTTCGCGAGCAAGCGGCGTCACTGACAACCCCAATGGTAATTACGAATCCCGATCGAGTAAAATCATGGAGCTTTGCTCCATTTAAGCAAGTGAAGAAAGGTCAGGCATCCGTCATGTCCGTGGTGCTCTATGACAGGAACGTTGGAGGGGTAGAATGA
- a CDS encoding CoA-binding protein: MEFNNPTREEIGQLLRKAGNIAVVGLSDKSDRTSYMVAEAMQSRGYRIIPVNPQVQGEILGETVYATLADIPEPVDIVNVFRRDEFCADVARDAAAIKANVLWLQLGIHSDEAVQIAAENGMTAVTNRCIKVEDSIVLRGAGRG, encoded by the coding sequence ATGGAATTTAACAACCCTACTCGTGAAGAAATTGGACAACTTTTGCGCAAAGCAGGCAACATCGCAGTCGTCGGCTTGTCAGACAAATCAGATCGCACTTCCTATATGGTGGCCGAAGCCATGCAGAGCAGAGGCTATCGCATCATCCCGGTTAACCCACAGGTGCAAGGTGAAATTCTTGGAGAGACGGTCTATGCTACGCTTGCGGATATTCCGGAGCCAGTAGACATCGTCAATGTGTTTCGTCGCGATGAGTTCTGTGCGGACGTAGCTCGTGACGCTGCTGCCATCAAAGCCAATGTCCTCTGGCTTCAACTTGGCATCCATAGTGATGAGGCGGTTCAGATTGCGGCAGAGAACGGCATGACAGCGGTAACGAATCGTTGTATCAAGGTAGAGGATTCCATCGTTCTGCGCGGCGCTGGACGCGGCTGA
- the aroA gene encoding 3-phosphoshikimate 1-carboxyvinyltransferase, giving the protein MDVIVKPTPTLNGEIGALSSKNYTTRYLLAAALAEGTSTIHFPAHSEDSDAMRRCIRDLGAELEEDDSKIVIKGFGSHPRDVRELNVGNAGAVLRFLMGVTALCPDVTFVNTYPDSLGKRPHDDLIDALGQLGVEVQHEQGRLPITIKGGNAKGGHIRVSGSVSSQYLSALLFVTPLLAEDSTIEVLDDLKSKVVIGQTLEVLEQAGIVIHASDDYMSFRVPGGQAYQPTTYTVQGDYPGSAAVLAAAAVTQSDVKILRLMEQSKQGERAIVDVLRMMEVPLTHENDVVHVQGNGRLKAIEFDGDAATDAVLAMVAAAVFAEGTSRFYNVENLRYKECDRITDYLNELRKAGANVEERQAEIIVHGRPEGVEGGVEINAHFDHRVIMALTVVGLRSKEPLRIRDAHHVAKSYPQYFDHLQALGASVQWVKE; this is encoded by the coding sequence ATGGACGTTATTGTTAAACCAACCCCCACTCTGAACGGGGAAATCGGGGCTCTGTCCTCCAAAAACTACACTACCCGTTATTTGCTGGCTGCTGCGCTGGCAGAAGGCACAAGTACCATTCATTTCCCGGCACACAGTGAAGACAGTGACGCCATGCGCAGATGTATTCGTGATCTTGGGGCTGAACTTGAAGAAGACGACAGCAAGATTGTGATCAAGGGCTTCGGCAGTCATCCCCGTGATGTGCGTGAGCTGAATGTGGGGAATGCGGGTGCTGTACTTCGTTTCCTCATGGGAGTTACAGCGCTTTGTCCAGACGTTACATTTGTAAATACGTACCCGGATTCGCTGGGTAAACGTCCGCATGATGACCTGATTGATGCGCTTGGTCAACTGGGTGTAGAAGTACAGCACGAACAAGGACGCCTACCGATTACAATCAAAGGTGGCAATGCCAAGGGTGGACACATTCGTGTATCCGGCTCCGTCAGCTCCCAGTATCTGAGCGCATTGTTGTTTGTTACGCCTTTGCTTGCAGAAGACAGCACCATTGAAGTGCTGGATGACCTGAAGTCCAAGGTCGTTATTGGACAGACGCTGGAAGTGCTGGAGCAAGCAGGCATCGTTATCCATGCAAGTGATGATTACATGTCCTTCCGTGTACCAGGTGGACAGGCATACCAGCCAACGACTTATACCGTACAAGGGGATTACCCTGGATCAGCAGCGGTTCTTGCAGCAGCAGCGGTTACACAGTCTGATGTGAAAATTCTGCGCCTGATGGAGCAGAGCAAACAGGGCGAACGTGCCATCGTTGACGTGCTGCGCATGATGGAAGTGCCATTGACACATGAGAACGATGTCGTACACGTTCAAGGAAATGGCAGACTGAAAGCAATCGAATTCGACGGGGATGCCGCAACGGACGCGGTTTTGGCTATGGTAGCCGCAGCTGTGTTTGCGGAAGGTACTTCTCGGTTCTATAATGTAGAGAACCTGCGTTACAAGGAATGTGACCGAATCACCGATTACTTGAACGAACTGCGGAAGGCAGGAGCGAACGTTGAAGAGCGTCAAGCTGAGATTATCGTACACGGACGTCCGGAAGGTGTTGAAGGCGGCGTTGAGATTAACGCTCACTTCGATCATCGCGTAATTATGGCGCTCACTGTTGTCGGTCTGCGTTCCAAGGAGCCGCTTCGTATTCGGGATGCACACCATGTAGCCAAGTCTTATCCGCAATATTTCGATCATTTGCAGGCGCTTGGCGCCTCGGTTCAATGGGTAAAAGAGTAA
- a CDS encoding rhodanese-like domain-containing protein translates to MTQIAEIETSELRRRLQAGEKLQMIDVREDDEVAQGMIEGAKHIPLGQIPDRLSEIEKSGEIVIICRSGYRSERACEYLQQLGYEGCTNMVGGMLQWQQED, encoded by the coding sequence ATGACACAAATAGCTGAAATTGAAACGTCTGAGCTGCGCCGCCGTTTACAGGCGGGAGAGAAGCTGCAGATGATAGACGTCCGCGAGGACGATGAAGTCGCGCAAGGCATGATCGAAGGAGCCAAGCATATCCCGCTTGGACAGATTCCGGACCGACTGTCTGAGATTGAGAAGTCAGGCGAGATCGTAATCATCTGTCGTAGCGGTTACCGCAGTGAGCGTGCCTGTGAATATCTGCAGCAACTGGGATACGAAGGCTGTACAAACATGGTCGGCGGTATGCTTCAGTGGCAACAGGAAGACTAG